From a single Microbacterium murale genomic region:
- a CDS encoding protein-L-isoaspartate O-methyltransferase family protein, whose amino-acid sequence MSAIRVDPGTETRVRAAMSSTPRADFLPEELRHLADADHPVMIGWDSTNSQPSTVARMLALLDVQPGDRVLDVGSGSGWTTAILSTMVGPEGTVIGVELVPQLVSYGRERLAETGARADIREAIPGVLGLPEEAPFDRILVSAQATTVPVRLEAQLAEGGRLVVPVAGVMTVVDIRGGIPHRRADAGRYSFVPLEESEL is encoded by the coding sequence ATGTCTGCGATCAGAGTGGACCCCGGCACAGAGACCCGTGTACGCGCGGCGATGTCGTCCACGCCGCGGGCAGATTTCCTGCCCGAAGAGTTGCGTCACTTGGCAGACGCCGACCACCCGGTGATGATCGGCTGGGACTCGACGAACTCGCAGCCGTCGACGGTGGCGAGGATGCTGGCGCTGCTCGACGTGCAACCCGGCGATCGCGTGCTCGATGTCGGAAGCGGCTCGGGATGGACGACCGCCATACTGAGCACGATGGTCGGCCCGGAGGGCACGGTCATCGGCGTCGAGCTGGTTCCGCAGCTCGTGAGCTACGGGCGCGAGCGCCTCGCAGAGACAGGGGCTCGCGCTGACATCAGGGAAGCCATCCCCGGCGTGCTGGGTCTTCCCGAGGAGGCACCGTTCGACCGCATCCTGGTATCCGCGCAGGCGACGACCGTTCCGGTGCGCCTTGAGGCGCAACTCGCCGAGGGCGGCCGACTCGTCGTGCCGGTCGCGGGTGTGATGACGGTCGTTGACATTCGCGGTGGCATCCCGCACAGGAGAGCGGATGCCGGGCGCTACAGCTTCGTGCCCTTAGAGGAGAGCGAGCTCTAG
- a CDS encoding HNH endonuclease signature motif containing protein — protein MASLVEELESIDRLLADAMGSSGAGGGADGGVRFANDTELLDVMQVLGRVQRRLDGAIVAVTDQVVERDHVERDARFSTRAGCRDAAEVLRRTLLVDGPAARRYVTAAGAVRREQDITSGALLPGKFPELTAALADGFLSVGGFSACTVPLQKATRIGVADRLAADAVLARFASGLPLDGTDPGDGERGPLPTTDELAALVAHIVARLDPDGAEPSDRAGKRRRHFTIGKLRDGSVPVRGELLPEVAAQLQKLIDSLMNPKAEDKASAGSGTVRFRPSDDDGDGDRGDGEGLSDADLDAKYASSSSTEYGAREHSDRADGLEPHKAKAPPAGGADLRTHAQKRHDAFATVLMVAAASGGMPTLGGAAPTLVVSITAEDFAHRTGRAKVEGAGYDVPLGSADHAGCAGGIQRVLFDDKGAIVGISTSARLFNATQRRAIVLRDRECLIPGCHIPAEWCEIHHVQEHAHGGPTHTSNGVPLCWHHHRTLDDGIWRIRMRDGLPEIRGPGWWDPYAKWRSPHLDYTVVDNALNHEREREREPAWNTW, from the coding sequence ATGGCATCACTGGTGGAGGAGTTGGAGAGCATCGATCGGTTGTTGGCCGATGCGATGGGTTCCTCCGGTGCGGGTGGCGGTGCAGATGGCGGGGTACGCTTCGCGAACGACACCGAACTGTTGGATGTGATGCAGGTGTTGGGGCGTGTGCAGCGACGCCTGGATGGTGCGATCGTCGCGGTGACAGACCAGGTCGTGGAGCGGGATCACGTGGAGCGTGATGCACGTTTCTCGACCAGGGCGGGATGCCGTGATGCGGCAGAAGTGCTGCGACGCACGCTGCTCGTTGATGGGCCTGCCGCACGCCGCTATGTGACCGCGGCCGGGGCGGTGCGTCGGGAGCAGGACATCACCTCGGGGGCGTTGTTGCCGGGGAAGTTCCCTGAGTTGACTGCGGCTCTGGCGGACGGATTCTTGTCTGTGGGCGGGTTCTCGGCGTGCACGGTCCCGTTGCAGAAAGCGACCCGGATCGGGGTTGCAGATCGCCTGGCGGCGGATGCGGTGCTGGCACGCTTCGCGTCAGGGCTGCCGTTGGACGGCACGGATCCGGGAGACGGTGAGCGTGGGCCGTTGCCGACGACGGATGAACTCGCCGCCCTGGTCGCGCATATCGTGGCCCGGTTGGATCCGGATGGCGCCGAGCCATCGGATCGGGCCGGGAAGCGCCGCCGGCATTTCACGATCGGGAAACTCCGCGACGGGTCCGTGCCGGTGCGGGGAGAGCTGCTGCCGGAAGTCGCGGCACAGTTGCAGAAACTCATCGATAGCCTGATGAACCCGAAAGCCGAAGACAAAGCAAGTGCCGGGAGCGGCACGGTGCGGTTCCGGCCGTCCGACGACGACGGTGACGGGGACCGCGGCGACGGTGAGGGTCTCAGTGACGCGGACTTGGATGCGAAGTACGCCTCCAGCAGCAGCACCGAGTACGGGGCGAGGGAGCATTCGGATCGTGCGGACGGGCTCGAACCCCACAAAGCGAAAGCCCCGCCCGCAGGCGGGGCGGATCTGCGCACGCACGCCCAGAAACGCCACGACGCGTTCGCGACCGTACTGATGGTCGCCGCCGCATCCGGAGGCATGCCCACCCTCGGTGGGGCTGCACCGACGCTGGTCGTCTCCATCACCGCAGAAGACTTCGCCCACCGCACCGGACGGGCCAAAGTCGAAGGCGCCGGATACGACGTCCCGCTCGGCTCCGCCGACCACGCCGGGTGCGCGGGCGGGATCCAACGTGTCCTGTTCGATGACAAGGGTGCGATCGTCGGAATCAGCACCAGCGCACGCCTGTTCAACGCGACCCAACGACGGGCGATCGTGCTCCGCGACCGCGAATGCCTCATCCCCGGCTGCCACATCCCCGCCGAATGGTGCGAGATCCACCACGTCCAAGAACACGCCCACGGCGGCCCCACCCACACCAGCAACGGCGTGCCCCTGTGCTGGCACCACCACCGCACCCTCGACGACGGCATCTGGAGGATCCGAATGCGTGACGGACTCCCTGAAATCCGCGGCCCTGGTTGGTGGGACCCCTACGCCAAATGGCGATCCCCACACCTCGACTACACCGTCGTCGACAACGCCCTCAACCACGAACGAGAACGCGAACGAGAACCCGCATGGAACACCTGGTGA
- a CDS encoding HAD-IA family hydrolase: MLQPTDIDVVVFDVLGTLVDEPTGLRTAIHEAIPDADARHAQALAESWQGFVADQQAEIAEGRRAYVDSEVLDAEAAHHVLDDAAALGLPAASGVATTSGTSANPAATHAAGAPSEAVAHLATASRCLPAWPDSVAGLERIAALRPVLALSNAAPTTLLHLAARTGLRWHHAVTAHDVAAYKPAPALYQRAVQVADRPPERILMVAAHACDLRAAQDAGMRTCYVDRPVGDPPTASDHFDAAVAGLDELVAGLR; this comes from the coding sequence ATGCTGCAGCCGACTGATATCGATGTCGTCGTGTTCGACGTGCTGGGGACTCTCGTCGATGAGCCGACGGGGTTGCGAACAGCGATTCACGAGGCGATTCCCGACGCCGACGCCCGGCACGCGCAGGCTCTGGCAGAGAGTTGGCAGGGCTTCGTCGCCGATCAGCAGGCCGAGATCGCCGAAGGACGCCGCGCGTACGTCGACTCCGAAGTACTCGATGCAGAAGCTGCTCACCATGTTCTCGACGACGCAGCAGCGCTGGGTCTTCCTGCGGCATCTGGCGTTGCGACAACATCCGGCACCTCGGCAAACCCAGCGGCGACGCACGCAGCGGGCGCACCCTCCGAGGCCGTTGCGCACCTTGCGACCGCGAGCAGGTGCCTCCCAGCGTGGCCGGATTCCGTCGCCGGACTCGAGCGCATCGCCGCACTACGGCCGGTGCTCGCACTATCCAACGCCGCGCCGACGACGCTCCTCCACCTCGCCGCGCGTACCGGCCTGCGTTGGCACCACGCCGTCACCGCCCACGACGTCGCCGCCTACAAACCAGCACCGGCGCTCTATCAGCGCGCTGTGCAGGTCGCCGACCGCCCACCCGAGAGGATCCTCATGGTCGCCGCACACGCATGTGATCTGCGCGCCGCGCAGGATGCCGGCATGCGCACCTGCTACGTCGACCGGCCGGTAGGTGACCCACCCACAGCATCCGATCACTTCGATGCGGCCGTCGCCGGACTGGACGAGCTCGTCGCCGGCCTCCGGTAA
- the pnuC gene encoding nicotinamide riboside transporter PnuC: protein MDTLRWLVDAFNSQWVLPGGQSLLIREVVGNVFGLASALGGMRRKIWAWPVGIIGNLLLLTVFLGSILNPDHSLPNLLGQAGRQIMFIAVAIYGWIRWRQAKADGGQLTPRWAPNSARVGLVLALIIGTIALTPLFRLLGSWEPVWADAWTFVGSLLATYGMAKGWTEFWLIWIAVDVVGVPLLFSSGYYATGFMYVFYGIFTAVGFVVWWRAHANAKPKIDTIMPDPRVVKTDENGE from the coding sequence ATGGACACCCTGCGCTGGCTGGTCGACGCCTTCAACTCGCAATGGGTGCTGCCCGGCGGGCAGAGTCTGCTCATCCGCGAAGTCGTGGGCAACGTGTTCGGCCTGGCGAGCGCCCTCGGTGGCATGCGCCGCAAGATCTGGGCGTGGCCGGTCGGAATCATCGGCAACCTGCTCCTGCTGACGGTGTTCCTCGGATCCATCCTCAACCCCGACCATTCACTCCCGAACCTGCTCGGTCAGGCGGGGCGTCAGATCATGTTCATCGCCGTCGCGATCTACGGCTGGATCCGCTGGCGCCAGGCGAAGGCAGACGGCGGACAGCTGACCCCGCGCTGGGCACCGAACAGCGCGCGCGTCGGCCTCGTACTCGCCCTCATCATCGGCACGATCGCCCTGACTCCCCTGTTCCGCCTGCTCGGATCCTGGGAACCGGTCTGGGCGGATGCCTGGACCTTCGTCGGCTCGCTGCTGGCGACGTACGGCATGGCGAAGGGCTGGACCGAGTTCTGGCTCATCTGGATCGCCGTCGATGTCGTCGGAGTGCCGCTGCTGTTCAGTTCCGGCTACTACGCCACCGGCTTCATGTACGTCTTCTACGGCATCTTCACCGCCGTCGGCTTCGTCGTCTGGTGGCGCGCGCACGCGAACGCGAAACCGAAGATCGACACCATCATGCCGGATCCACGGGTGGTGAAGACCGACGAGAATGGAGAGTGA
- a CDS encoding J domain-containing protein, which yields MFDSPLSASAYEVLGVDPTATEDELRRAFRLRLRQTHPDAGGDAAAFIQVQRAWELIGTAEARATYDRGHGFSDEDVSWNGWQAPPARTDTRPKARSYGHPGGWRRERYLSLIREWAGHGVEVPDPYDPALVRSAPHELRRMLADALAEEETARTVSDLGMGFTVWHDVATGPDADEKLDHVILSPSGLYGVLSEDFGEIVRFRRGEIIGTGVDGSPIAALLARMRVVARAARVRFGGAIVVLPDDDLDQAITALGKVRGVPVVVVRRSALRTVLRQGVPGARDIGGNELFDVRTRLQQTVRFV from the coding sequence ATGTTCGACAGCCCGCTCTCCGCCTCGGCCTACGAGGTGCTCGGCGTCGACCCCACCGCCACTGAGGACGAGCTGCGGCGCGCGTTCCGGCTGAGGCTGCGTCAGACGCATCCGGATGCCGGCGGCGACGCCGCTGCATTCATCCAGGTGCAACGGGCATGGGAACTCATCGGCACAGCCGAAGCACGCGCCACCTACGACAGGGGCCACGGTTTCTCAGACGAGGACGTGAGCTGGAACGGATGGCAGGCGCCGCCCGCGCGCACCGACACCCGCCCGAAAGCGCGCTCCTACGGGCACCCCGGAGGGTGGCGTCGCGAGCGCTATCTGTCGCTGATCCGTGAGTGGGCAGGCCACGGGGTCGAGGTCCCCGATCCCTATGACCCCGCGCTGGTGCGATCAGCACCCCACGAGCTGCGCCGCATGCTCGCCGACGCCCTCGCCGAAGAGGAGACGGCGCGCACCGTCTCCGACCTCGGCATGGGCTTCACCGTCTGGCACGATGTCGCCACCGGCCCGGATGCTGACGAGAAGCTCGACCATGTCATCCTCAGCCCGTCCGGCCTCTACGGCGTGCTGTCCGAGGACTTCGGCGAGATCGTCCGCTTCCGTCGCGGCGAGATCATCGGCACAGGCGTCGACGGGTCACCCATCGCCGCGCTCCTCGCCCGCATGCGCGTCGTCGCCCGCGCGGCCCGCGTGCGCTTCGGCGGTGCCATCGTCGTGCTGCCCGACGACGACCTCGACCAGGCGATCACCGCGCTCGGCAAGGTGCGCGGCGTTCCGGTGGTCGTCGTGCGCCGCAGCGCCCTGCGCACCGTGCTGCGGCAGGGCGTGCCCGGCGCGCGCGACATCGGCGGCAATGAGCTGTTCGATGTGCGCACGCGCCTGCAGCAGACCGTGCGATTCGTGTGA
- a CDS encoding GOLPH3/VPS74 family protein, protein MLVTEELHLLLIRPDGRGEIAASTYRAYGEVAAVIVDLVLHGRVTVTTEKHPLVHVISSASTGHPVLDAALQQLAPLSGQRLSSLVSKSALDPRDHVVDSLIAQGILLRGERGFFGMGALRTPEADATPETVLRRRLAEVLSGAGAPSQADLTILAILQSMQAAHSLLREESAGMSARQLKKRIEQLSVHSGAGDAAGDAVAAAVNAVIAAAMTATMIPVMVAATMTS, encoded by the coding sequence ATGCTGGTCACCGAAGAACTCCACCTGCTGCTGATCCGTCCTGACGGACGTGGCGAGATCGCCGCGTCGACCTATCGCGCTTATGGCGAGGTCGCCGCCGTGATCGTCGATCTCGTTCTGCACGGTCGCGTCACGGTCACCACGGAGAAGCACCCACTCGTCCACGTCATCTCCTCGGCCTCGACGGGCCACCCGGTGCTGGATGCCGCCCTGCAGCAGCTTGCACCGTTGAGCGGGCAGCGACTGTCATCGCTGGTGTCGAAGAGCGCTCTGGATCCTCGCGATCACGTAGTCGATTCCCTGATCGCTCAGGGCATCCTGCTGCGCGGCGAGCGCGGTTTCTTCGGCATGGGCGCTTTGCGAACCCCCGAAGCGGACGCCACGCCCGAGACGGTTCTGCGCCGCCGGCTAGCGGAGGTGCTGTCCGGTGCGGGCGCACCGTCTCAGGCCGACCTCACGATCCTCGCGATCCTCCAATCGATGCAGGCTGCGCACTCCCTGTTGCGCGAAGAATCCGCGGGGATGTCCGCCCGACAACTGAAGAAGCGCATCGAGCAGCTCAGCGTGCACTCCGGCGCCGGAGATGCCGCCGGAGATGCCGTCGCCGCCGCCGTCAACGCCGTCATCGCCGCCGCGATGACGGCGACGATGATCCCGGTGATGGTGGCGGCGACGATGACGAGTTGA